The following are from one region of the Rhinoraja longicauda isolate Sanriku21f chromosome 3, sRhiLon1.1, whole genome shotgun sequence genome:
- the sass6 gene encoding spindle assembly abnormal protein 6 homolog isoform X2, which produces MAEELFCQSAAVLVKCKDCEDRRENVRLTVGWQCSSNAVHKKDLTVRLTDDTDPFFLYNLTISEDDFQSLKNQQGLLVEFSAFPQRFIELLDQCIQEQSKDVPRFTLQLVTQSPALDHMPACLNIIETNPFKHLTHLSLKLLPGNDNEIKKYLAICLQNVKMENSSLQERLRRTEEDLTKRLSITQQTLAEKSKELDSLRNEWTTHTNFIANKHSQEVTTEREKALQAQTHYQQQREQQKKETEAAHSQTVQHLERRIAEIETINKDLIERKYKSESAIRETKSKLCVVEEECQRSKQEIISLRRENTTLDAECHEKEKLLNQLRTRTAVLEQEVKDKEQVVTRTTEIFESMQEHKRNIEESMEQKQLQMGKLEATVKSLSEELLKANEIIKKLQGDIKKLMEKIKLKNTVTMQQEKLLGEKTQMLQKEQQELTEVQKALRHKEEEVHKLQEKFDATVEKLEESKQLLKTNENVISWLNKQLNENKLAALQETPPSFDPSSISSGNLSRLGGVQNSLVHFSPLQLNPSTIHLPEPTSAPSSSTPTGTGLSSKSESIGLDQKYLQQRECGKPGLSRGGLLQKPSYPIGTVPTRLPVPKQGNPPPATSAYFPGQQPRLPAS; this is translated from the exons GAGAGAAAATGTTCGACTGACAGTAGGATGGCAATGCAGTTCCAATGCAGTTCACAAGAAG GATTTAACCGTCCGTTTGACTGATGACACAGATCCCTTCTTCTTGTATAACCTTACAATTAGTGAAGATGATTTTCAAAG TTTAAAGAATCAGCAAGGGCTGCTTGTAGAATTTTCTGCATTTCCTCAGCGGTTCATCGAGCTTTTGGACCAATGTATCCAGGAACAAAGCAAAGATGTTCCAAG GTTTACACTTCAGTTAGTAACTCAGTCTCCAGCATTGGATCACATGCCTGCATGCTTAAATATAATAGAAACTAATCCATTCAAGCACCTCACACACCTCTCCTTGAAGCTGCTTCCAGGAAACGACAATGAGATCAAGAAATATTTGGCAATCTGCCTTCAAAATGTGAAG ATGGAAAATAGTTCACTACAGGAAAGGTTACGCAGAACAGAGGAAGATTTAACAAAAAGATTAAGCATTActcaacag ACCTTAGCAGAAAAGAGTAAGGAACTGGACAGTTTACGTAATGAATGGACCACACATACCAACTTTATAGCGAACAAACACAGTCAAGAAGTTACTACGGAAAGGGAGAAGGCTTTACAG GCTCAAACACATTACCAGCAACAACGGGAacagcaaaaaaaagaaacagaagcAGCACATAGTCAAACAGTGCAGCATCTTGAAAGAAGGATAGCTGAAATAGAAACCATCAAcaaggatcttattgaaaggaAATACAAATCGGAATCTGCAATCCGAGAGACAAAATCCAAATTATGCGTCGTGGAAGAG GAATGTCAAAGATCCAAACAGGAAATAATTTCACTGAGGCGAGAAAACACCACACTGGATGCAGAGTGCCACGAAAAGGAGAAACTACTAAATCAGCTGCGCACAAGAACTGCAGTCCTGGAACAGGAAGTCAAGGATAAAGAGCAAGTGGTTACAAGAACAACAGAAATCTTTGAAAGTATGCAGGAGCACAAG AGAAATATAGAAGAGAGCATGGAGCAAAAGCAACTGCAAATGGGAAAGCTGGAAGCTACAGTGAAATCTCTTTCAGAAGAATTATTAAAG GCCAATGAAATCATCAAAAAGCTGCAAGGAGACATAAAAAAACTGATGGAAAAAATTAAACTGAAAAATACAGTTACAATGCAACAAGAAAAACTTttaggagaaaagacacaaatgctCCAGAAGGAACAGCAAGAACTGACAGAAGTGCAGAAGGCCCTGAGACACAAGGAGGAGGAG gtTCATAAGTTGCAGGAGAAGTTTGATGCCACAGTTGAAAAACTAGAAGAAAGCAAACAGCTTCTAAAGACAAATGAAAACG TAATATCTTGGTTGAATAAACAACTGAATGAAAATAAATTAGCAGCTCTGCAAGAAACTCCACCTTCATTTGATCCGTCATCAATATCGAGTGGCAATCTGTCCAGGCTTGGGGGCGTGCAAAACAGTCTG GTGCACTTCAGCCCTCTGCAGCTAAATCCTAGTACCATCCATCTACCAGAACCCACGTCAGCCCCTTCATCTTCAACACCAACAGGGACAGGTCTCTCTTCCAAAAG CGAATCAATTGGTTTAGACCAGAAATACTTACAGCAGAGGGAATGTGGTAAACCAGGTTTATCTCGAGGAGGACTGTTACAGAAGCCATCATATCCAATTGGCACAG TGCCAACTCGACTTCCAGTGCCAAAGCAAGGAAATCCACCACCAGCGACATCTGCCTATTTTCCAGGACAACAACCTAGACTCCCTGCATCATGA
- the sass6 gene encoding spindle assembly abnormal protein 6 homolog isoform X1, with protein MAEELFCQSAAVLVKCKDCEDRRENVRLTVGWQCSSNAVHKKDLTVRLTDDTDPFFLYNLTISEDDFQSLKNQQGLLVEFSAFPQRFIELLDQCIQEQSKDVPRFTLQLVTQSPALDHMPACLNIIETNPFKHLTHLSLKLLPGNDNEIKKYLAICLQNVKMENSSLQERLRRTEEDLTKRLSITQQTLAEKSKELDSLRNEWTTHTNFIANKHSQEVTTEREKALQAQTHYQQQREQQKKETEAAHSQTVQHLERRIAEIETINKDLIERKYKSESAIRETKSKLCVVEEECQRSKQEIISLRRENTTLDAECHEKEKLLNQLRTRTAVLEQEVKDKEQVVTRTTEIFESMQEHKRNIEESMEQKQLQMGKLEATVKSLSEELLKANEIIKKLQGDIKKLMEKIKLKNTVTMQQEKLLGEKTQMLQKEQQELTEVQKALRHKEEEVHKLQEKFDATVEKLEESKQLLKTNENVISWLNKQLNENKLAALQETPPSFDPSSISSGNLSRLGGVQNSLQTLHPPFSVLMPQTVSSISPSDNYSKSFGSIRMNTPLLRPGVSRHGLQVHFSPLQLNPSTIHLPEPTSAPSSSTPTGTGLSSKSESIGLDQKYLQQRECGKPGLSRGGLLQKPSYPIGTVPTRLPVPKQGNPPPATSAYFPGQQPRLPAS; from the exons GAGAGAAAATGTTCGACTGACAGTAGGATGGCAATGCAGTTCCAATGCAGTTCACAAGAAG GATTTAACCGTCCGTTTGACTGATGACACAGATCCCTTCTTCTTGTATAACCTTACAATTAGTGAAGATGATTTTCAAAG TTTAAAGAATCAGCAAGGGCTGCTTGTAGAATTTTCTGCATTTCCTCAGCGGTTCATCGAGCTTTTGGACCAATGTATCCAGGAACAAAGCAAAGATGTTCCAAG GTTTACACTTCAGTTAGTAACTCAGTCTCCAGCATTGGATCACATGCCTGCATGCTTAAATATAATAGAAACTAATCCATTCAAGCACCTCACACACCTCTCCTTGAAGCTGCTTCCAGGAAACGACAATGAGATCAAGAAATATTTGGCAATCTGCCTTCAAAATGTGAAG ATGGAAAATAGTTCACTACAGGAAAGGTTACGCAGAACAGAGGAAGATTTAACAAAAAGATTAAGCATTActcaacag ACCTTAGCAGAAAAGAGTAAGGAACTGGACAGTTTACGTAATGAATGGACCACACATACCAACTTTATAGCGAACAAACACAGTCAAGAAGTTACTACGGAAAGGGAGAAGGCTTTACAG GCTCAAACACATTACCAGCAACAACGGGAacagcaaaaaaaagaaacagaagcAGCACATAGTCAAACAGTGCAGCATCTTGAAAGAAGGATAGCTGAAATAGAAACCATCAAcaaggatcttattgaaaggaAATACAAATCGGAATCTGCAATCCGAGAGACAAAATCCAAATTATGCGTCGTGGAAGAG GAATGTCAAAGATCCAAACAGGAAATAATTTCACTGAGGCGAGAAAACACCACACTGGATGCAGAGTGCCACGAAAAGGAGAAACTACTAAATCAGCTGCGCACAAGAACTGCAGTCCTGGAACAGGAAGTCAAGGATAAAGAGCAAGTGGTTACAAGAACAACAGAAATCTTTGAAAGTATGCAGGAGCACAAG AGAAATATAGAAGAGAGCATGGAGCAAAAGCAACTGCAAATGGGAAAGCTGGAAGCTACAGTGAAATCTCTTTCAGAAGAATTATTAAAG GCCAATGAAATCATCAAAAAGCTGCAAGGAGACATAAAAAAACTGATGGAAAAAATTAAACTGAAAAATACAGTTACAATGCAACAAGAAAAACTTttaggagaaaagacacaaatgctCCAGAAGGAACAGCAAGAACTGACAGAAGTGCAGAAGGCCCTGAGACACAAGGAGGAGGAG gtTCATAAGTTGCAGGAGAAGTTTGATGCCACAGTTGAAAAACTAGAAGAAAGCAAACAGCTTCTAAAGACAAATGAAAACG TAATATCTTGGTTGAATAAACAACTGAATGAAAATAAATTAGCAGCTCTGCAAGAAACTCCACCTTCATTTGATCCGTCATCAATATCGAGTGGCAATCTGTCCAGGCTTGGGGGCGTGCAAAACAGTCTG CAAACTTTGCACCCTCCTTTCTCTGTCTTGATGCCACAGACAGTCTCCTCTATTTCGCCTTCAGATAATTACTCTAAGAGCTTTGGTTCTATACGAATGAATACTCCACTCCTCAGGCCTGGTGTGTCAAGACATGGTCTTCAG GTGCACTTCAGCCCTCTGCAGCTAAATCCTAGTACCATCCATCTACCAGAACCCACGTCAGCCCCTTCATCTTCAACACCAACAGGGACAGGTCTCTCTTCCAAAAG CGAATCAATTGGTTTAGACCAGAAATACTTACAGCAGAGGGAATGTGGTAAACCAGGTTTATCTCGAGGAGGACTGTTACAGAAGCCATCATATCCAATTGGCACAG TGCCAACTCGACTTCCAGTGCCAAAGCAAGGAAATCCACCACCAGCGACATCTGCCTATTTTCCAGGACAACAACCTAGACTCCCTGCATCATGA